The genomic window ATCACTCTCGTCCATATCAATGCCCTCTGCCGTTGTGGATATTTTGTCTCCTACTTCTCTCGGCTCAAACCTTTCTTTGCTGATAACAGTTCCCCAATGATTAACCATAACTCTGTCTTTAAGCTGTGCCATATCACCCCTGCATTCATCATCGTGGCGGATATCATAATAGTATACACCCTCTATCGGAAGGTTTCTGTTGAGTCTCTCACAGGTGAAC from Qingrenia yutianensis includes these protein-coding regions:
- a CDS encoding LPD28 domain-containing protein; translated protein: MSREEYAKNPYATQKALAEKMLENTNLKFELVVIFDKPVLFTCERLNRNLPIEGVYYYDIRHDDECRGDMAQLKDRVMVNHWGTVISKERFEPREVGDKISTTAEGIDMDESD